The window GGCGAACCGGAACCGGTCTTCGAGTTCGCCGCCGAGTCGCCGCGCGGCGTCCCCGACCGTACTCCCCTTGGGGAGGACGAGCGGTTCGTCGCGGTCCACGCCTCGGCCCGGTTTGTCCATGTAGATGCGCATGAGACCGAGTTCCTGCCAGATGGACTCCTTGAGTGAGTCGAGACCCCGCTCGGCCTCGGCCGAGATGAAAATGGCCTCGTCGGGGTCGATATCATGCTCGCGGAGGTCCTCGTTGACGGTCTCGACGTAGTCGGGTTCGATGAGGTCCACCTTGTTGACCGTCACGATGGAGGGGATGTACTCGCGGTTGTCCATCACGCCGTCCACGAGACGGTCGATGTCCACCTGCTCGCGGATGGTCACGTCGGCGTTGACGTAGCCGTGTTCGCGCAGGACCTCCTTCACCACGTCCTCCGAGAGGTCCAAATCTACGCTCGACGTGACCCGGATGCCGCCCTTGCCCTTCTTCGATATCTTGACGCTCGGCGGCGACTGGTCGAGGCGAATCTTGTTCTCGTAGAGTTCCTTCTGCAGGCGCTCGTACTGGTCTATCTCGAAGACCGAGAGGACGAACACCACAAGGTCCGCGGCGCGGACGACCGACAGGACCTCTTGCCCGCCGCCGCGGCCGTGCGCCGCGCCCTCGATGAGACCGGGCACGTCGAGCAGTTGGATGTTCGCACCGTTGTACTGCAACATCCCGGGGTTGACGTTGAGAGTCGTGAACTCGTAGTCACCGACTTCGCTCTCGGCGGCAGTCAGCGAGTTCAGTAGGGTAGACTTCCCGACGCTCGGGAAGCCGACGAACGCGACGGTGGCGTCTCCGTGCTTCTCCACGTGGTACCCCTCGCCGCCGCCGGCGGAGGACTGGTTCTCGAGTTTCTCCTTCTTCTCCGCGAGTTTGGCCTTCAGCCGTCCGATGTGCGCCTCCGTGGACTTGTTGTACGGAGTCTCGGCTATCTCCTCGC is drawn from Halorussus sp. MSC15.2 and contains these coding sequences:
- a CDS encoding GTP-binding protein, coding for MGLEEEIEDLREEIAETPYNKSTEAHIGRLKAKLAEKKEKLENQSSAGGGEGYHVEKHGDATVAFVGFPSVGKSTLLNSLTAAESEVGDYEFTTLNVNPGMLQYNGANIQLLDVPGLIEGAAHGRGGGQEVLSVVRAADLVVFVLSVFEIDQYERLQKELYENKIRLDQSPPSVKISKKGKGGIRVTSSVDLDLSEDVVKEVLREHGYVNADVTIREQVDIDRLVDGVMDNREYIPSIVTVNKVDLIEPDYVETVNEDLREHDIDPDEAIFISAEAERGLDSLKESIWQELGLMRIYMDKPGRGVDRDEPLVLPKGSTVGDAARRLGGELEDRFRFARVSGPSAKHDEQQVGKSHELADEDVLRLVVRK